From a single Arthrobacter sp. SLBN-112 genomic region:
- a CDS encoding PP2C family protein-serine/threonine phosphatase produces the protein MNQHPASVSSTIQPGPGPSLSCGYGTDRGLRRELNEDSYIAADPVFAVADGMGGHEAGEIASGLCVRALAEMPQVSTGERSITAAVLQQYLVRADNSIREATGARAGTTLTGAVVVEQMGMPYWLVLNIGDSRTYRLSQGRFEQISVDHSEVQELVDAGEITAQEATVHPRRHVVTRALGTGDETEADYWLLPVEEGDRVLVCSDGLTGELADEEILGILSTVADPQEAVDALIQAALRKGGRDNVTAIVVDARNVANDDGAGTTAPRLTSADGDEVTLPRPQASEAVTQPLPEPVEETADRGAPAQHGEQGNDGR, from the coding sequence ATGAACCAGCACCCCGCCAGTGTTTCCTCCACCATCCAGCCGGGGCCGGGACCCAGCCTCAGCTGTGGCTACGGGACGGACAGGGGACTCCGCCGGGAGCTGAACGAAGATTCGTACATCGCGGCCGATCCCGTCTTCGCCGTTGCCGACGGCATGGGCGGCCACGAAGCCGGCGAAATTGCGAGTGGCCTGTGCGTGCGGGCACTCGCCGAAATGCCCCAGGTCAGCACGGGGGAGCGGAGCATCACCGCTGCCGTCCTCCAGCAGTACCTGGTCCGTGCGGACAATTCGATCCGCGAGGCCACTGGAGCCCGTGCGGGCACCACCCTCACCGGTGCGGTGGTGGTGGAACAAATGGGCATGCCGTACTGGCTGGTCCTGAACATCGGCGATTCCCGCACGTATCGGCTCAGCCAGGGACGGTTCGAACAAATCAGCGTGGACCACTCGGAGGTCCAGGAACTCGTGGACGCGGGCGAAATCACGGCGCAGGAAGCAACCGTTCACCCGCGGCGGCACGTGGTCACCCGCGCACTGGGCACGGGGGACGAGACGGAGGCGGACTACTGGCTTCTTCCCGTGGAGGAAGGCGACCGCGTGCTGGTCTGCTCTGACGGACTGACCGGGGAACTGGCGGACGAGGAGATCCTGGGGATCCTCAGCACCGTGGCGGATCCGCAGGAGGCAGTGGACGCCCTGATCCAGGCCGCCCTTCGCAAGGGCGGGCGGGACAACGTCACGGCCATCGTGGTGGACGCCAGGAACGTTGCGAACGACGACGGCGCGGGCACCACAGCGCCCCGCCTCACCTCTGCTGACGGAGACGAGGTGACCCTGCCGCGCCCGCAGGCATCCGAAGCAGTGACGCAGCCGCTGCCCGAACCGGTTGAGGAGACGGCTGACCGGGGCGCTCCTGCCCAGCACGGGGAGCAGGGCAATGACGGCCGCTAG
- a CDS encoding FHA domain-containing protein, translated as MTAASYSPGTWLGVVRSRTAVLLGPGWSAELAGALWELLAGRPEPHEVLAAVTSTSGGSLTRIPSFGILDFNGSLRVFLRGDIDLTVEQPGGAMDLDGRDVTTWNERRFVLPGTCRVRIADGGAGSSGHAAEQPELPIGEGVVLLQSLTMGAPSGPAAVGGPAAADAAAPTGTSAAGPAADVPAADVPAAPAADAQPPSDAQPRAVLRETDDVPPTTLLSEATLLPEHGASAETVLGVIDEDRADEHPAGVVADLPVAGRLDLDATIAPDGIIGVDGENHSDGDIRADGEIAGEADGEPELPDAGADAAVGGASAGIGAGSAGEMTTSYDHLWDRTVMRHIEDAAVREDPDADSGHVSRQQPPALPAAELLPALGAAGEPALEVSPAGPGTGAEAEGGGQSGPAAGPDAGPGPDAGSGFEASPNEGPAVPPRPASTGVLIDSVPWRIGGATPAPAAPAPVPQPTSDNPAAPPAAAVAVPSTPMPAAPGLGPASPAPGSIPASGPFPASGSGAGQEHSAGQEHSTGFDAAFDPDHDGQTVMKSSLPGTASGQATNAPAVQQDRAGRPLVLARVCAQGHANPPTHAQCSACGSALLPDAVQVARPRLGRMRLSTGELLDLDQSMVIGRQPSVSRVQGGVMPRLVQVASPGGDISRSHLEVRLEGWHVMLCDLKATNGTVLVREGQPPRRLAQNEMAILLDGDIAELGDNISLRFEEIP; from the coding sequence ATGACGGCCGCTAGCTACAGCCCGGGCACCTGGCTGGGTGTTGTCAGGTCCCGCACCGCTGTCCTCCTGGGCCCCGGGTGGTCCGCCGAACTCGCAGGTGCGCTGTGGGAGCTCCTGGCGGGCCGGCCCGAGCCGCACGAGGTCCTCGCAGCCGTGACCAGCACGTCGGGCGGATCCCTCACCCGCATCCCGTCCTTCGGCATCCTGGACTTCAACGGGTCCCTGCGGGTCTTCCTGCGCGGCGATATCGACCTCACCGTCGAGCAGCCCGGCGGAGCCATGGACCTTGACGGCCGGGACGTGACCACCTGGAACGAACGCAGGTTCGTGCTGCCCGGCACGTGCCGGGTGAGGATCGCAGACGGTGGCGCCGGCAGCTCCGGGCACGCTGCGGAGCAACCCGAACTGCCAATCGGTGAAGGCGTGGTGCTGCTGCAGTCCCTGACCATGGGCGCACCGTCCGGCCCCGCTGCCGTGGGTGGTCCGGCCGCAGCGGATGCCGCAGCACCAACGGGAACTTCCGCCGCCGGCCCGGCGGCTGATGTTCCGGCCGCTGATGTTCCGGCCGCTCCCGCCGCTGACGCACAGCCCCCTTCTGACGCACAGCCCCGGGCTGTCCTGCGCGAAACCGATGACGTGCCGCCGACCACCCTCCTTTCCGAAGCCACGCTCCTTCCCGAACACGGAGCCTCGGCCGAAACGGTGCTGGGAGTCATCGACGAGGACCGGGCCGATGAACACCCTGCTGGCGTCGTTGCGGATCTCCCGGTCGCGGGCCGCCTGGACCTGGACGCCACGATTGCCCCGGACGGCATTATTGGCGTCGACGGGGAGAATCATTCGGACGGGGACATCCGTGCCGACGGGGAGATTGCCGGGGAAGCTGACGGGGAGCCGGAACTCCCCGACGCAGGCGCAGATGCTGCTGTGGGCGGCGCCTCCGCCGGAATCGGTGCCGGTTCCGCAGGGGAGATGACCACATCCTACGACCACCTCTGGGACCGCACGGTGATGCGGCACATCGAAGACGCTGCCGTGCGGGAGGACCCCGACGCCGATTCGGGCCACGTTTCGCGGCAGCAACCTCCCGCACTGCCCGCGGCCGAACTGCTGCCCGCCCTCGGCGCTGCAGGGGAGCCTGCCCTCGAAGTTTCACCAGCCGGTCCAGGGACCGGGGCAGAAGCTGAAGGCGGTGGCCAGTCCGGGCCTGCCGCCGGACCTGATGCCGGTCCCGGACCCGATGCCGGTTCCGGATTTGAGGCCAGCCCGAATGAAGGGCCTGCCGTGCCGCCCCGTCCCGCGTCCACCGGCGTCCTCATTGATTCTGTCCCATGGCGCATTGGTGGAGCCACGCCGGCACCGGCCGCCCCGGCACCTGTTCCGCAGCCAACCTCCGACAACCCGGCCGCGCCGCCCGCAGCCGCCGTTGCGGTTCCATCCACGCCGATGCCTGCTGCACCCGGCCTTGGCCCCGCCAGCCCGGCCCCCGGATCGATCCCGGCATCAGGACCCTTTCCAGCATCGGGATCCGGCGCCGGCCAGGAACACAGCGCCGGCCAGGAACACAGCACCGGGTTCGACGCCGCATTCGACCCCGACCACGATGGCCAGACGGTCATGAAGAGCAGCCTCCCGGGAACAGCATCCGGGCAGGCAACGAACGCACCGGCCGTTCAGCAGGACCGCGCCGGCCGCCCGCTGGTGCTGGCTCGCGTGTGTGCGCAGGGCCACGCCAATCCGCCCACCCATGCCCAATGCAGCGCCTGCGGGAGTGCCCTGTTGCCTGATGCCGTGCAGGTGGCCCGTCCCCGGCTGGGGCGGATGCGCCTGTCCACCGGCGAACTCCTGGATCTCGATCAGTCCATGGTGATCGGCCGGCAGCCGTCCGTGTCCCGGGTCCAGGGCGGCGTCATGCCGCGGCTGGTCCAGGTGGCAAGCCCCGGCGGGGACATCTCCAGGTCCCACCTGGAGGTCCGGCTCGAAGGCTGGCACGTGATGCTCTGCGACCTCAAGGCCACCAACGGCACGGTCCTGGTCCGTGAAGGGCAGCCGCCGCGGCGCCTGGCCCAGAACGAGATGGCCATCCTGCTCGACGGCGACATCGCGGAACTGGGCGACAACATCTCACTGCGTTTTGAGGAGATTCCTTGA
- a CDS encoding transglutaminase-like domain-containing protein, with protein MSAAPGRSRQTPAAQTRSPQSRTRRKAANPDSAFTTGQPPWHFMLDAGALVVLLGLGLLGFGLSFGGDPYYLLSGFGGIILGLAIGAANAHLRLGLLITTALALAAYLVFGTWLAVPDSAIAGFVPSLDSLRTLLLGVVFAWKDMLTVGVPVGTAGGVLIVPFLSSVITALVAALLTWRARSPYLPLLPVLVLFVTGIAFSTNAAFLTLERGIGLTVLGIAWATFRRDALRRNSTRRVAVNNPQADSATARRARIRRLGMAAGVIAASVGITAVAAPLVSAGEDRKVLRNVVVPPFDPKDYITPLASFRTYVKDKKDDTLFVVKGLPRDGRVRLGALDAFNGTNYNMDPNGSGNFSKVGDAKSINTLVDTSGVVPTNDYSVSINVEDYQGYFVPGGRKTTGISFGQSGSAAAAGLYFNAGTDTAVTTNGLSRGDAYTVQVSDPAKLEHGQLTQYDFAKISLPAPLEVPPVVGSQANDLSADAPTAIDRVRQIEAHFQKTGAFSNGLVSEGQLPSVSGHGAARIRNLLTAKQMLGDDEQYAVAMSLMLRHLGIPSRVVMGFYPEPTSPENGAGEVKITGKDVHAWVEVAFERVGWVSFDPTPPKDNIPIPPDPENKSKPKPQVLQPPPPPQEPADLPPDSSPDALDADQKKNNPWLFWGALLGALGVAAIPLVVLALPLLLIALLKARRRKSRFRDGHPAQRVGGGWNEVVSLATDLGAAVDTRSTRRESAAVLAEAFPATQGTTTLLARRADASIFGAGEPTEEDVREYWTIVDGSLKDMTSGMGFWRRQQARFSPRSLLADARTAMNSGKGPSLRGGRPALPAVSAFVAARRRRASGSADAPPAREGRGQEGPGRQ; from the coding sequence ATGAGCGCCGCACCGGGCCGTTCCCGACAAACGCCGGCCGCACAAACACGGTCCCCGCAATCCCGTACCCGCCGCAAGGCCGCAAACCCGGACTCCGCATTCACTACCGGCCAGCCGCCCTGGCATTTCATGCTCGACGCCGGAGCCCTGGTGGTCCTGCTGGGCTTGGGCCTGCTCGGCTTCGGCCTGAGCTTCGGCGGTGACCCCTACTACCTCCTGTCCGGGTTCGGCGGCATCATCCTGGGCCTGGCCATCGGTGCAGCCAACGCCCATCTGCGCCTGGGCCTGCTGATCACCACCGCCCTGGCCCTGGCCGCCTACCTGGTGTTTGGGACTTGGCTGGCCGTGCCGGACTCCGCCATTGCCGGCTTTGTCCCCTCCCTGGATTCGCTGCGCACCCTGCTCCTGGGCGTCGTGTTCGCTTGGAAGGACATGCTCACCGTGGGCGTGCCGGTGGGAACCGCCGGCGGCGTGCTCATTGTCCCCTTCCTGAGTTCGGTGATCACGGCCCTGGTGGCCGCGCTGCTGACCTGGCGTGCCAGGAGCCCCTACCTGCCCCTCCTGCCGGTGCTCGTCCTGTTCGTCACGGGCATCGCCTTCAGCACCAACGCCGCGTTCCTGACCCTGGAACGCGGCATCGGCCTCACTGTGCTCGGCATTGCCTGGGCGACTTTCCGCCGGGACGCCCTGCGGCGGAACAGCACGCGCAGGGTGGCGGTCAACAATCCGCAGGCGGACAGCGCCACCGCCCGCCGCGCCAGGATCCGTCGGTTGGGCATGGCCGCAGGAGTGATTGCCGCCAGCGTGGGAATCACCGCTGTAGCCGCGCCGCTGGTCAGCGCCGGCGAGGACCGGAAAGTCCTGCGCAACGTGGTGGTGCCGCCGTTCGACCCCAAGGACTACATCACGCCCCTGGCCAGCTTCCGGACCTACGTGAAGGACAAGAAGGACGACACCCTGTTCGTGGTCAAGGGCCTCCCGCGGGACGGGCGGGTGCGCCTGGGTGCCCTGGACGCCTTCAATGGCACCAACTACAACATGGACCCCAACGGCTCCGGCAACTTCAGCAAGGTGGGCGACGCCAAGTCCATCAACACCCTCGTTGACACGTCCGGGGTGGTGCCCACGAACGATTACTCAGTCAGCATCAACGTGGAGGACTACCAGGGCTACTTTGTCCCCGGCGGCCGGAAGACCACCGGCATCAGCTTTGGCCAGTCAGGTTCGGCCGCTGCTGCCGGCCTCTACTTCAACGCGGGAACGGACACCGCCGTCACCACCAATGGACTGTCCCGCGGCGACGCCTACACGGTGCAGGTGTCTGACCCCGCCAAGCTCGAACACGGGCAGCTGACGCAGTACGACTTCGCCAAAATCTCCCTGCCGGCCCCGCTGGAGGTGCCGCCGGTGGTCGGTTCCCAGGCCAATGACCTGTCCGCCGACGCTCCCACGGCCATCGACCGGGTGCGCCAGATCGAGGCACATTTCCAGAAGACGGGGGCCTTCAGCAACGGGCTGGTCAGCGAGGGGCAGCTGCCCAGCGTCTCGGGCCATGGCGCGGCCCGGATCCGCAACCTGCTGACCGCCAAGCAGATGCTCGGCGATGATGAACAGTACGCCGTGGCCATGTCCCTGATGCTCCGGCACCTGGGCATCCCCTCCCGCGTGGTGATGGGGTTCTACCCGGAGCCCACCAGCCCGGAGAACGGTGCCGGCGAGGTGAAGATCACCGGAAAGGACGTTCACGCCTGGGTGGAGGTCGCCTTTGAGCGGGTGGGCTGGGTCAGCTTCGATCCCACCCCTCCCAAGGACAACATCCCCATCCCGCCGGACCCGGAGAACAAGTCCAAGCCCAAGCCCCAGGTGCTGCAGCCGCCGCCCCCGCCGCAGGAGCCCGCGGACCTGCCGCCGGACTCCTCACCGGATGCCCTGGACGCGGACCAGAAGAAGAACAACCCATGGCTGTTCTGGGGCGCCCTTTTGGGTGCATTGGGTGTCGCCGCCATTCCGCTGGTGGTCCTTGCCCTGCCGCTGCTGCTGATCGCCCTGTTGAAGGCACGACGGCGGAAGTCGCGTTTCCGCGACGGCCACCCTGCCCAGCGTGTGGGCGGAGGCTGGAACGAGGTGGTGAGCCTGGCGACCGACCTGGGTGCCGCCGTCGACACCCGTTCGACACGGCGCGAAAGCGCAGCGGTCCTGGCCGAGGCGTTCCCTGCCACCCAAGGGACCACCACCCTGTTGGCCCGCCGGGCGGACGCCTCCATCTTCGGAGCCGGAGAACCCACCGAGGAGGACGTTCGCGAGTACTGGACCATCGTTGATGGTTCCCTCAAGGACATGACCTCCGGCATGGGGTTCTGGCGCCGGCAGCAGGCGCGGTTCTCACCGCGCTCCCTGCTTGCCGACGCCCGGACCGCCATGAACTCCGGCAAGGGCCCCAGCCTGCGCGGCGGCCGGCCGGCACTGCCTGCGGTCTCCGCGTTCGTTGCCGCCCGGCGCCGTCGTGCCTCCGGAAGTGCTGACGCGCCGCCGGCCCGGGAAGGACGCGGCCAGGAAGGACCCGGCCGGCAGTGA
- a CDS encoding RDD family protein, which produces MAVNLQLVPAAAGKRLGAAVIDWLPGAAVLVVTFAIGFAGITRTRSGGFIVYDTSSLVLFGGIGLGLALAYLFVVIGLEARTGKTPGNLLMGIRSADQDGYAPGAGAVFLRGLITGAGILLAVLAAVLVVVFKWFDAALFILGPLLLVGAVWAVLVVVSSRWDKNGGLRGWNDAAAKTLVFDVKAGRDPITTGGIQGPYSFAPLDLPPVQQVLSPVAGATAVQTPVRQTPASQPSAPPAPSPSATMPSQTMPYAAPASFAPPAPAEAAAQGMMPAFPQVFAPTGSAGHRVPPQHVDDDVERTQVRPGTSGTAPVAVLRIRLDDGRDFQLDRSVLVGRNPVGQAGEQHAQLLAVDDPGRSISKTHLHLLTDGAGIWVTDRQSTNGSAVTTPDGLRTPLVPGVPTFVTPGSSVHFGDRTFYLGQA; this is translated from the coding sequence ATGGCAGTGAACCTTCAGCTTGTTCCGGCTGCGGCGGGCAAGCGGCTCGGTGCTGCAGTCATTGACTGGCTGCCGGGGGCGGCGGTGCTGGTGGTGACGTTTGCCATCGGATTTGCAGGGATCACCCGGACCAGGAGCGGCGGCTTCATTGTCTACGACACCTCCTCGCTGGTCCTCTTTGGCGGCATCGGCCTTGGCCTGGCTCTTGCCTACCTGTTCGTGGTGATCGGCCTGGAGGCCCGCACGGGCAAAACCCCCGGCAACCTGCTCATGGGGATCCGCAGCGCGGACCAGGACGGCTATGCTCCCGGCGCCGGTGCCGTGTTCCTGCGCGGCCTCATCACCGGGGCAGGCATCCTGCTGGCCGTGCTGGCTGCGGTGCTGGTGGTGGTCTTCAAGTGGTTCGACGCTGCCCTGTTCATCCTTGGCCCGCTGCTCCTGGTGGGTGCTGTGTGGGCCGTGCTGGTGGTCGTTTCCAGCCGCTGGGACAAGAACGGCGGGCTGCGCGGCTGGAATGACGCCGCCGCCAAGACCCTGGTGTTCGACGTCAAGGCCGGCCGCGACCCCATCACCACCGGCGGCATCCAGGGGCCCTACAGCTTCGCGCCCCTGGACCTTCCGCCCGTGCAGCAGGTACTGTCCCCGGTGGCCGGGGCCACCGCAGTCCAAACTCCCGTGCGCCAAACCCCGGCCTCCCAGCCCTCCGCACCGCCAGCACCTTCGCCATCGGCCACCATGCCGTCGCAGACCATGCCCTACGCCGCGCCGGCCTCCTTCGCGCCGCCGGCACCCGCGGAGGCTGCCGCCCAGGGGATGATGCCCGCTTTCCCGCAGGTTTTTGCACCGACAGGTTCCGCCGGCCACCGGGTTCCTCCGCAGCACGTGGACGACGACGTCGAACGCACCCAGGTGCGGCCCGGAACAAGCGGCACTGCCCCTGTGGCCGTCCTCCGTATCCGACTGGACGACGGCCGCGACTTCCAGCTGGACCGCAGCGTCCTGGTGGGCCGCAACCCGGTGGGGCAGGCCGGGGAACAGCACGCGCAGCTGCTGGCTGTGGATGATCCCGGGCGCTCCATCTCCAAGACGCACCTGCACCTGCTCACCGACGGCGCAGGTATCTGGGTGACGGACCGGCAGTCAACCAACGGAAGCGCCGTCACCACCCCGGACGGCCTGCGCACCCCACTGGTGCCGGGCGTCCCCACGTTTGTTACCCCGGGATCCAGCGTGCATTTTGGAGACCGTACCTTTTACCTAGGACAGGCATGA
- a CDS encoding AAA family ATPase has product MTMTMEQAEWFADTFEKLVANVGQAVLGKEHVIRLTFTAMLAEGHVLFEDAPGTGKTSLARALAATVQGSNNRIQFTPDLLPSDVTGVTIYDQKTQKFEFHKGPIFNNIVLADEINRASPKTQSALLEVMEESRVTVDGTTYSAGRPFMVMATQNPIEQAGTYRLPEAQLDRFLIKTSIGYPDHASTVRLLGGNNLRDRSKDLSPVITTQAVADMADLAATAHVDTAVLEYISRLCEETRSAPETRLGVSVRGALAMVRAAKVWAAAQGRNFVLPDDIKELAPVVWTHRFVMDPEAEFSGATAEAVLTRILADVAAPQQRTNA; this is encoded by the coding sequence ATGACCATGACCATGGAGCAGGCCGAGTGGTTTGCCGACACATTCGAAAAGCTGGTTGCCAACGTGGGCCAGGCGGTGCTGGGCAAGGAACACGTCATCCGGCTGACCTTCACCGCCATGCTGGCCGAAGGCCACGTCCTGTTCGAGGATGCCCCGGGCACGGGAAAGACCTCCCTGGCCAGGGCACTTGCCGCCACCGTGCAAGGGTCCAACAACCGCATCCAGTTCACCCCCGACCTGCTGCCCTCGGACGTCACCGGTGTGACCATCTATGACCAGAAGACGCAGAAGTTCGAGTTCCACAAGGGGCCGATCTTCAACAACATCGTCCTGGCCGATGAGATCAACCGTGCGTCGCCCAAGACCCAGTCCGCACTTCTGGAGGTCATGGAGGAATCCCGCGTCACCGTGGACGGCACCACCTACTCCGCAGGCCGCCCCTTCATGGTGATGGCCACCCAGAACCCGATCGAGCAGGCCGGTACCTACCGCCTGCCCGAGGCCCAGCTGGACCGCTTCCTGATCAAGACCTCCATCGGATACCCGGACCACGCCTCCACTGTCCGGCTCCTGGGCGGCAACAACCTGAGGGACCGGTCCAAGGATCTGTCTCCCGTGATCACCACCCAGGCGGTGGCGGACATGGCCGACCTCGCCGCCACGGCGCACGTTGACACGGCGGTGCTGGAGTACATCTCCCGGCTCTGCGAGGAGACCCGCAGCGCCCCGGAGACCCGGCTTGGCGTCTCGGTCCGCGGCGCCCTGGCCATGGTCCGTGCCGCCAAGGTCTGGGCCGCAGCGCAGGGACGGAACTTTGTGCTGCCGGATGACATCAAAGAACTGGCGCCCGTGGTCTGGACCCACCGGTTCGTGATGGACCCGGAAGCCGAGTTCTCGGGTGCCACCGCCGAGGCTGTACTCACCCGCATCCTGGCCGACGTCGCCGCCCCGCAGCAGCGTACCAACGCCTGA
- a CDS encoding DUF58 domain-containing protein has product MSDGTSSGTRLTRLAERLQQPFHRNGRPTALHPAAVWSEASSTALLALAPAWRTVRGIWLKYAWPVLSVVSILGWSVLAAAILLWTTGQAFGWQEATAAAIAAFAMFVIAVAFILGRSSYGVVLDLARTRVAVGDSAVGSIAVSNTSARPLLPAALELPVGSTTAVFHLPRMKPGQVHEDLFTIPTARRAVIVVGPVRSVRADPLHLLRCQVLWTEPEDLFVHPRTVALAGSAAGFIRDLEGMPTTDLSSADVSFHALRDYVPGDDRRHIHWKTTARTNKLMVRQFEETRRAHLAISLSINTDEYSSENEFEMAISVAASIGRQAIREQRELDVLTQKGPLRCETGRTMLDDMTRIVGTPMRRTAVDLARTLADTVPNASVVFFVVGSNVTATQLRSAAASVPPGVRSLAVRVEAGAAPTRANIADLTVLTLGDLADLAIVLRKAAA; this is encoded by the coding sequence ATGTCCGACGGCACGTCCAGCGGCACCCGGTTGACCCGGCTCGCGGAGCGTCTCCAGCAGCCCTTCCACCGGAACGGCCGCCCCACCGCGCTGCACCCTGCAGCCGTGTGGTCCGAAGCCAGCAGCACGGCCCTGCTCGCCCTGGCGCCCGCCTGGCGGACTGTCCGGGGCATCTGGCTGAAGTACGCCTGGCCCGTGCTGTCTGTGGTCAGCATCCTGGGCTGGTCCGTCCTTGCCGCCGCCATCCTGCTCTGGACCACCGGCCAGGCGTTCGGCTGGCAGGAAGCCACGGCGGCCGCCATCGCCGCCTTCGCCATGTTCGTGATCGCCGTCGCGTTCATCCTCGGCCGGTCCTCCTACGGCGTGGTGCTGGACCTCGCCCGGACGCGTGTGGCGGTGGGGGACAGCGCCGTGGGCAGCATCGCCGTCTCCAACACCTCGGCCCGCCCGCTGCTGCCGGCCGCGCTGGAACTGCCGGTGGGCAGCACCACGGCCGTCTTCCACCTGCCCCGGATGAAGCCCGGCCAGGTCCACGAGGACCTGTTCACCATCCCCACCGCGCGGCGCGCCGTCATCGTGGTGGGACCGGTCCGTTCCGTCCGGGCCGACCCCCTGCACCTGCTGCGCTGCCAGGTCCTCTGGACCGAGCCGGAGGACCTCTTCGTCCACCCACGCACGGTTGCCCTGGCAGGTTCCGCCGCAGGCTTCATCCGTGACCTCGAAGGCATGCCCACAACGGACCTCTCCAGTGCCGACGTGTCCTTCCACGCCCTGCGCGACTACGTGCCCGGCGATGACCGGAGGCACATCCATTGGAAGACAACAGCCCGCACCAACAAACTGATGGTGCGCCAGTTCGAGGAAACCCGCCGCGCCCACCTGGCCATTTCGCTGTCCATCAACACCGACGAGTACTCCTCCGAAAACGAATTCGAGATGGCCATCTCGGTAGCCGCCTCCATCGGCCGGCAGGCCATCCGCGAACAGCGCGAACTCGACGTTCTCACGCAAAAAGGCCCGCTCCGCTGCGAAACCGGCCGCACCATGCTCGATGACATGACCAGGATCGTGGGCACGCCGATGCGCCGCACCGCCGTCGACCTCGCCAGGACCCTGGCCGACACGGTTCCCAACGCCTCCGTGGTCTTCTTCGTGGTGGGCAGCAACGTAACGGCAACCCAGCTTCGTTCCGCCGCCGCCTCCGTTCCGCCAGGCGTCCGCAGCCTGGCGGTCCGGGTGGAAGCCGGTGCGGCGCCCACCAGGGCCAACATCGCAGACCTGACCGTCCTGACGCTCGGCGACCTTGCCGACCTTGCCATCGTGCTGAGAAAGGCTGCCGCATGA